One window of Bacteroides sp. AN502(2024) genomic DNA carries:
- a CDS encoding RagB/SusD family nutrient uptake outer membrane protein → MNNICKLVIIGSVAITLSSCEDSWLEPKPLSFYSPENTLVDAKGMWAALGTCEKRIKAEFYGDGPAIITEHIFSEVAIEGTTDKTSVAQDLNAVITPDKNLNSPNANRVGWYWNEAYDNIRYANTVITRIDEATYSSEQEKNEILATAYFFRAYHYYRLINQFGDVPLLLKEFTEAKLDFYTTKREVILNKMIDDMKFACQWMPEVVDRGKAPRAAGYHLLAKLYLAAGLFDEAITVATAVISDPRYELMKNRFGAEKADATKNVIWDLHRPENKALVENKETILLVIDRYLVEGSQGDGIRTMRNAVPYYGNTKNAILTPDGKQGVTDKKDPKGTVKISLVKKYGRGIGRCRGTAYSTQYIWDDPNDLRHAKGNWMNMEDLIYNEPKLEGKNKYYGKPLQLYGETGQLLCKDTIRSWFGWPHYKLFIPDPDRVEQPEGGNTDWYVYRLAETYLLRAEAYCWKGDAASLQKAADDVNEVRNRAGAGDLAASDVNIGTILDERARELYYEEPRKTELTRIAYIFAQTGKPSYTGKVYKMDNFSEDNFFYDRIMESTDFYNKGVKTISNVEFTMSPYHVLWPIPASTINSNTKGHINQNKGYAGSENNIPPLETIEAN, encoded by the coding sequence ATGAATAATATTTGCAAATTAGTGATAATAGGATCTGTTGCGATAACTCTCTCGAGTTGTGAGGACAGCTGGTTGGAACCTAAACCTCTTTCGTTTTATTCTCCGGAAAATACTCTGGTGGATGCTAAAGGTATGTGGGCTGCACTTGGTACTTGTGAGAAAAGGATTAAAGCGGAGTTTTATGGAGATGGACCTGCCATTATTACTGAACATATTTTTTCTGAGGTAGCTATTGAAGGAACTACGGACAAAACAAGTGTTGCCCAAGATCTAAATGCGGTTATTACGCCTGATAAAAATTTGAATAGTCCTAATGCCAATAGAGTAGGATGGTATTGGAATGAAGCGTATGATAATATTAGGTATGCTAATACTGTGATTACACGTATTGATGAAGCAACTTACTCGTCTGAACAGGAGAAGAACGAGATATTGGCTACTGCTTATTTCTTTAGAGCTTATCACTATTACCGTTTGATAAATCAATTTGGTGATGTGCCTTTACTATTGAAAGAATTTACAGAAGCGAAACTCGACTTTTATACAACGAAGCGTGAGGTTATTTTAAATAAAATGATAGATGATATGAAGTTTGCTTGTCAATGGATGCCTGAGGTGGTCGATAGAGGAAAAGCTCCACGTGCAGCAGGCTATCATTTGTTGGCTAAGTTATATTTGGCTGCCGGTTTGTTTGATGAAGCCATAACAGTAGCTACGGCTGTAATAAGTGATCCGCGTTATGAATTGATGAAAAATAGATTCGGAGCAGAAAAGGCTGATGCTACTAAAAATGTGATTTGGGATTTACATCGCCCTGAAAATAAGGCATTGGTAGAAAATAAAGAGACTATTTTGTTGGTTATTGACAGATATCTTGTAGAAGGAAGCCAAGGCGATGGAATTAGAACGATGAGAAATGCAGTTCCTTATTATGGAAATACGAAGAATGCTATATTAACTCCTGATGGTAAACAGGGAGTAACAGATAAAAAAGATCCCAAAGGAACAGTCAAAATTTCACTAGTTAAAAAGTATGGACGTGGAATCGGACGCTGTCGGGGAACTGCTTATTCTACCCAGTATATTTGGGATGATCCGAATGATTTACGTCATGCAAAAGGAAATTGGATGAATATGGAGGATTTAATATATAATGAACCTAAGTTGGAAGGGAAAAATAAATATTATGGTAAACCTTTGCAGCTTTATGGAGAGACTGGACAGCTGTTGTGTAAAGATACAATTCGTAGTTGGTTTGGCTGGCCGCATTACAAGTTGTTTATACCGGATCCGGACAGAGTAGAACAACCGGAAGGTGGTAATACAGACTGGTATGTATATCGTTTGGCGGAAACTTATTTGTTGCGTGCAGAGGCTTATTGTTGGAAAGGCGATGCTGCCAGTTTGCAGAAAGCGGCAGATGATGTGAATGAAGTAAGAAATAGAGCGGGTGCGGGTGATTTGGCGGCATCTGATGTGAATATTGGAACAATCTTGGATGAACGTGCGAGAGAGTTATATTATGAAGAACCTAGAAAAACAGAGTTGACTCGTATTGCTTATATTTTTGCACAAACGGGAAAACCCTCTTATACAGGTAAGGTCTATAAGATGGATAATTTCTCAGAAGATAATTTCTTTTATGATAGAATTATGGAGTCTACCGATTTTTATAATAAAGGAGTTAAAACTATCTCTAATGTGGAATTTACAATGAGTCCGTATCATGTCTTATGGCCTATTCCTGCATCTACGATTAATTCTAATACCAAAGGGCATATTAATCAGAATAAGGGATATGCAGGATCTGAAAATAATATTCCTCCTTTGGAAACAATAGAAGCTAATTAA